The Suncus etruscus isolate mSunEtr1 chromosome 14, mSunEtr1.pri.cur, whole genome shotgun sequence genome contains a region encoding:
- the CD37 gene encoding leukocyte antigen CD37, translated as MSAQDNCLSLIKYFLFVFNLFFFVLGSLIFCFGVWILIDKTSFVSFVGMSFLALQIWSKVLAVSGVITMGVALLGCLGALKEFRCLLGLYFGILLLLFAIQITLGILISTQRVLLERKVNETAIKTIQNYYKDPKNTEAEENWDYVQFQLSCCGWNSPQDWFGVPSLNSNQSGEHRVPCSCYNISAVNSSADLHSILTPQLSRLGARTSPRYSADLCSIAADQRIYQEGCARSLQKWLYNNLISIVGICLGIGLLELSFMTLSIFLCRNLDQVYDRLSRY; from the exons ATGTCGGCCCAGGACAACTGTCTCAGCCTCATCAAGTATTTCCTCTTCGTCTTCAACCTCTTCTTCTTT GTCCTAGGGAGTCTGATTTTCTGCTTCGGAGTCTGGATCCTCATCGATAAGACCAGCTTCGTGTCCTTTGTGG GGATGTCCTTCCTGGCCCTGCAGATCTGGTCCAAGGTTCTTGCTGTTTCTGGAGTCATCACCATGGGTGTTGCCCTCCTGGGCTGCCTGGGCGCCCTCAAGGAATTCCGCTGCCTCCTGGGTCTG TATTTTGGGATACTGCTGCTGCTCTTTGCCATACAGATCACCCTGGGCATCCTCATCTCTACTCAGCGGGTCCTG CTGGAACGCAAAGTGAATGAAACGGCCATAAAGACGATCCAGAACTACTACAAGGACCCGAAGAACACGGAGGCAGAGGAGAACTGGGACTACGTGCAATTTCAG CTGAGCTGCTGCGGCTGGAACTCCCCCCAGGACTGGTTCGGGGTCCCCAGCCTGAACAGCAACCAGTCCGGGGAGCACCGAGTGCCCTGCTCCTGCTACAACATCTCGGCGGTCAACAGCTCCGCCGACCTCCACAGCATCCTGACGCCCCAGCTCAGCCGCCTCGGGGCACGGACGTCGCCCCGGTACAGCGCAGACCTCTGCTCCATCGCTGCAGACCAGCGCATCTATCAAGAG GGCTGCGCGCGGAGCCTGCAGAAGTGGCTGTACAACAACCTCATCTCGATCGTGGGGATCTGCCTGGGCATCGGGCTCCTCGAG CTCAGCTTCATGACGCTCTCCATCTTCCTGTGCAGAAACCTGGACCAAGTCTACGACCGCCTCTCCCGGTACTAG